One window of the ANME-2 cluster archaeon genome contains the following:
- the carB gene encoding carbamoyl-phosphate synthase large subunit has product MPKREDIHKVLIIGSGPIVIGQAAEFDYSGTQACKALRQLGFEIVLVNSNPATIMTDPEMADTTYIEPLNIETLEKIIDKERPDALLPNLGGQKALNLSTELHEKGILEKYGVEIIGVQIDAIKRGEDRTTFKETMDSVGVETARSETTFSVEEAERIAKDIGYPVVIRPAYTMGGTGGGFAYNVDELRSIAARGISASLIGQILVEESVLGWEELELEVVRDAKGNKITVCFIENIDAMGVHTGDSFCSAPMLTIDKTLQARLQDYSYRIVDAIGIIGGTNVQFAHDPNTDRVVVIEINPRTSRSSALASKATGFPIALVSAKLAGGLLLEDIPYWRDGTLEKYTPSGDYVVIKFARWAFEKFPGSIDKLGTQMRAVGEAMSIGKNYKEAFQKAIRSLEIGRYGLGFARNFHELSLDELRKRLVEPSSERQFIMYEALRKGMPVDELVRMTHIKPWFIEQMKELVEREEEVLEHKGGKLPDDLLIKAKKDGFSDKYLGRILSVPEQAIRNQRLSLGLHQSWNIVPVSGTENAAYYYSTYNEGDEVPVSDRKKIMIIGGGPNRIGQGIEFDYTCVHAAFTLRDLGYESIMVNCNPETVSTDYDTSDKLYFEPVTVEDVLSIYKKEKPDGAIVQFGGQTPLNIARELEASGVKILGTSVKSIDLAEDREQFAGIIRKLEIPMPEPGTATSLEGALDVAHRIGYPLIVRPSYVLGGRGMEIVYDDEMLKKYVAGAIEITPEAPMLIDKFLEDALECEVDAISDGTDVFIPSIMEHIEQAGIHSGDSACVLPPVGIPGEQMDTLMEYTRRIATELKVIGLMNIQYAIKDGKVYILEANPRASRTVPLVSKVTGISMARIATRVMLGEKLADIDTHPRTYPHFGVKETVFPFNMFPEVDPVLGPEMRSTGEVLGMADSFEIAFFKSQVAAGSSLPLEGTALITVASSDHKRALPVAKELASMGFRIISTDGTASFLKENGIECEGIKKLHEGRPNIVDAMHNGEIQFVLNTPVGKEGAYDDSYIRKSAIKYNIPYHTTTAAALAAAKGIRAAREKRIGVRSVQSYHRDVK; this is encoded by the coding sequence ATGCCCAAACGAGAGGATATTCACAAAGTACTTATTATAGGATCAGGCCCCATCGTTATCGGCCAGGCCGCTGAATTCGATTATTCCGGCACACAGGCCTGCAAAGCACTGCGCCAGCTAGGGTTTGAGATTGTTCTGGTAAATTCCAATCCTGCCACAATCATGACCGACCCCGAGATGGCAGACACAACTTACATCGAGCCGCTCAACATCGAAACCCTGGAAAAGATCATCGACAAAGAGCGGCCTGACGCCCTGTTGCCGAACCTGGGTGGCCAGAAAGCTCTTAACCTGTCTACTGAACTTCATGAGAAAGGTATTCTGGAAAAATACGGCGTAGAGATTATAGGAGTGCAGATCGATGCCATAAAGCGTGGCGAGGACCGGACCACTTTCAAGGAAACAATGGATAGCGTCGGGGTTGAGACCGCGCGCAGTGAGACCACGTTCAGTGTTGAAGAAGCAGAGAGGATCGCAAAGGATATCGGCTACCCTGTGGTCATCCGGCCCGCTTACACCATGGGCGGGACCGGTGGCGGGTTTGCATACAACGTGGACGAGTTACGTTCCATTGCCGCCAGGGGTATTTCTGCCAGCCTCATCGGCCAGATACTTGTGGAAGAATCAGTACTCGGGTGGGAGGAGCTTGAACTTGAGGTCGTAAGGGACGCAAAAGGCAACAAGATAACGGTCTGTTTCATCGAGAACATCGATGCCATGGGCGTGCACACAGGCGACAGCTTCTGTAGTGCACCCATGCTTACCATTGACAAAACGCTCCAGGCGCGCCTGCAGGATTATTCCTACCGCATCGTGGATGCCATCGGTATTATCGGGGGCACCAACGTCCAGTTCGCCCATGACCCCAATACTGACCGCGTGGTCGTCATTGAGATAAACCCGCGCACATCGCGCTCATCAGCACTTGCCTCCAAAGCCACCGGATTCCCTATCGCGTTAGTGTCTGCAAAACTGGCAGGCGGCCTGTTGCTCGAGGATATCCCCTACTGGCGTGACGGCACGCTTGAAAAGTACACGCCATCAGGCGATTACGTGGTCATCAAGTTCGCTCGCTGGGCATTTGAGAAATTCCCCGGTTCGATAGATAAACTGGGCACCCAGATGCGCGCAGTCGGCGAGGCTATGAGCATTGGCAAGAACTACAAGGAAGCGTTCCAGAAAGCCATTCGCTCGCTTGAGATCGGGCGTTACGGTCTGGGATTTGCCAGGAACTTCCACGAGCTTTCACTTGACGAGTTACGAAAACGTCTGGTAGAGCCTTCTTCAGAGCGCCAGTTCATCATGTACGAAGCTTTGCGAAAGGGAATGCCAGTGGATGAGCTGGTCAGGATGACCCATATCAAACCCTGGTTCATAGAGCAGATGAAGGAACTGGTGGAACGGGAAGAAGAGGTGCTTGAACACAAAGGCGGCAAACTGCCGGATGACCTGCTCATCAAGGCCAAGAAGGATGGTTTCTCAGATAAGTACCTGGGCCGGATCCTCAGCGTACCAGAGCAGGCGATTCGCAATCAACGCCTATCCCTTGGATTGCACCAGTCCTGGAACATCGTACCGGTCAGCGGTACTGAGAATGCAGCTTACTATTACTCTACCTACAATGAAGGTGATGAAGTGCCGGTATCTGACCGAAAGAAGATCATGATAATCGGCGGTGGTCCGAACAGGATAGGGCAGGGTATCGAATTCGATTACACCTGCGTACACGCCGCCTTCACCCTGCGTGACCTTGGCTACGAGTCCATTATGGTCAACTGCAATCCTGAAACAGTATCCACAGACTACGATACTTCGGACAAACTGTACTTTGAGCCGGTTACGGTCGAGGATGTCCTGAGCATCTATAAAAAAGAAAAACCGGACGGTGCCATCGTGCAGTTTGGTGGCCAGACGCCCCTGAACATTGCAAGGGAACTCGAAGCATCGGGCGTGAAAATACTTGGTACATCAGTAAAGAGTATCGACCTTGCAGAGGACCGCGAGCAGTTTGCAGGCATTATCCGGAAACTTGAGATTCCCATGCCCGAACCCGGTACTGCCACTTCACTGGAAGGGGCACTGGACGTTGCACATCGTATCGGCTACCCGCTTATTGTCCGTCCTTCCTACGTGCTTGGCGGCCGTGGTATGGAAATTGTTTATGATGATGAGATGCTGAAAAAATACGTTGCCGGCGCAATTGAGATCACACCAGAGGCTCCTATGCTCATTGACAAGTTCCTTGAAGATGCACTGGAGTGCGAAGTGGATGCCATATCTGATGGCACGGATGTTTTCATCCCTTCCATCATGGAGCATATCGAACAGGCAGGGATCCATTCAGGTGACAGCGCGTGTGTGCTGCCTCCCGTCGGGATACCTGGTGAACAGATGGACACCCTCATGGAATACACGCGACGTATCGCAACCGAATTAAAGGTTATCGGGCTCATGAACATCCAGTATGCCATCAAGGACGGCAAGGTTTACATCCTGGAAGCTAACCCGCGGGCATCCAGGACAGTGCCTCTTGTATCCAAGGTCACAGGAATATCTATGGCACGAATTGCTACCCGGGTCATGCTGGGTGAGAAACTGGCAGATATTGATACACATCCGCGTACATATCCGCACTTCGGTGTCAAAGAGACCGTGTTCCCTTTCAACATGTTCCCTGAGGTAGACCCTGTGCTCGGGCCTGAGATGCGCTCAACGGGTGAAGTCCTGGGTATGGCGGATTCCTTTGAGATCGCTTTCTTCAAGTCCCAGGTTGCAGCCGGTTCTTCGTTGCCACTGGAAGGTACTGCACTGATAACCGTTGCATCCAGTGACCACAAACGGGCTCTGCCTGTTGCAAAGGAACTGGCCAGCATGGGTTTCAGGATAATTTCCACAGATGGTACAGCTTCTTTCCTGAAGGAGAATGGTATTGAATGCGAGGGTATCAAGAAATTGCATGAAGGCAGGCCAAATATTGTCGATGCAATGCACAACGGTGAGATACAGTTCGTCCTGAACACTCCAGTAGGCAAGGAGGGGGCCTATGATGACAGCTACATCCGAAAATCTGCTATCAAGTACAACATCCCCTACCACACCACCACTGCAGCCGCACTTGCAGCAGCAAAAGGTATCAGGGCTGCAAGAGAGAAACGTATCGGCGTCAGGTCGGTCCAGTCTTACCACCGCGATGTGAAGTGA
- a CDS encoding U32 family peptidase, translating to MHKPELLAPAGSKDALIAAIGNGADAVYFGGETFSARHDAGLTLEELKWAIDYTHVNKAKAYVTVNTLVKDTEFKRISEYVQFLCNAGADAVIVQDMGILKLLKDQLVQLPVHASTQMTIHNSEGVQFLEDMGVKRVVLARELSLDEIRAIRSQTSTEIEVFIHGALCISYSGQCLFSSMIGDKSGNRGYCTQPCRRKYTIDGAKGHLLSPRDLNISERIGNLIESGIDSFKIEGRLKQPEYVAGVVRIYRGLIERYLENPADFQVSYDEQHTLLQLFNRGFTQGYFFGNPGGTLMSRKQPHNQGTYLGNVVKYDRDRKFVYIDIEQPLRIGDGIGTQGRGTGTTVRSMYINNQSVETTPACATVKIPMEKLVYSNETVFKTYDFRLMESLRMKDTGRKIPVNMSFTAKRGKPLTLCITDGVNQVIQNGDVPEKAIGSPLSEDAIIQHLKKLGNTFFEPENIVFEFDNDIFIPISQLNTLRRSAVTKLEHELTRKWKRKCNKPEIILDTREIQTKTKPQLSVNTCSLESFIAAVDGGADVVFFGGENFSGSKLTPEHYRTAIEYGKLKGVDVYLSIPRIDKKMDELDTFDKLNDLSELKRSDELKRSDELNRSDDFSHHRNPDGYLVANPGALYRLHHSNVKSLVIDYSFNVFNRLTMTHYLEYCRRVTLSPELTLDEIRQMAPYGQVECIVHGFFPIMVLEHDLLGELFPDDRVHEAILEDEKGFTYPVRTDEQKRSYVMNSRELCMLGHIPELIEAGVSCLRIEAKTYDGKTTGKVTQSYRKAIDKGTIGHCGSTYSTGHYFSGIL from the coding sequence ATGCACAAACCCGAACTATTGGCACCGGCCGGGAGCAAAGATGCCCTTATCGCAGCAATTGGTAATGGAGCCGATGCCGTATATTTTGGCGGGGAGACTTTTAGCGCACGGCATGATGCCGGTCTAACGCTTGAAGAACTCAAATGGGCTATTGATTACACCCATGTCAACAAAGCAAAAGCTTATGTCACAGTCAACACCCTTGTCAAGGATACCGAATTCAAACGGATAAGCGAATATGTACAATTCCTATGCAATGCCGGTGCAGATGCGGTCATAGTGCAGGATATGGGTATCCTGAAATTGTTAAAGGACCAGCTTGTGCAACTGCCTGTCCATGCCAGTACACAGATGACCATCCACAATTCAGAGGGAGTACAATTTCTTGAGGACATGGGAGTAAAACGCGTGGTACTTGCCAGGGAGCTTTCCCTTGATGAGATACGGGCGATACGATCACAGACCAGCACCGAGATTGAAGTCTTCATTCACGGTGCGCTGTGCATCTCGTATTCAGGTCAGTGTTTGTTCAGCAGCATGATAGGGGATAAAAGCGGGAACCGTGGATACTGTACCCAGCCATGCCGGAGGAAATACACCATTGACGGAGCTAAAGGGCATCTTCTGAGTCCCAGGGACCTTAATATAAGCGAAAGGATCGGGAATCTGATAGAATCAGGTATCGATTCATTCAAGATCGAGGGCAGGTTGAAACAACCGGAATACGTGGCAGGTGTCGTACGGATCTACCGGGGTCTTATTGAGAGATATCTTGAAAATCCTGCGGATTTCCAGGTATCGTATGATGAGCAGCACACATTGCTCCAGCTTTTTAACCGCGGGTTCACACAGGGGTATTTTTTCGGGAATCCTGGCGGTACTCTGATGAGCAGGAAACAGCCGCATAACCAGGGAACGTACCTCGGGAACGTGGTCAAATACGACAGGGACAGAAAATTTGTCTATATAGATATTGAGCAGCCATTGAGGATAGGTGATGGAATCGGCACCCAGGGCCGTGGCACAGGAACCACTGTCAGAAGCATGTATATCAATAACCAGAGTGTAGAGACGACTCCGGCCTGTGCCACCGTCAAGATACCCATGGAAAAGCTCGTCTACAGTAATGAGACGGTTTTCAAGACATATGACTTCAGGCTCATGGAATCGTTGAGAATGAAAGATACAGGGAGAAAGATTCCTGTCAATATGTCCTTCACGGCAAAACGTGGTAAACCGTTGACGCTTTGCATTACAGACGGGGTGAACCAGGTCATCCAGAATGGAGATGTTCCCGAAAAAGCGATTGGTTCCCCCCTATCAGAAGATGCTATAATCCAGCATTTGAAGAAACTTGGCAATACATTCTTTGAGCCGGAAAATATTGTGTTCGAGTTCGACAATGATATTTTCATTCCCATTTCCCAGCTGAATACTCTACGCAGGTCTGCTGTAACAAAGCTTGAACATGAGCTTACAAGAAAATGGAAACGCAAGTGTAACAAACCAGAGATTATTCTTGATACCAGGGAAATTCAGACAAAGACAAAACCCCAGCTATCAGTAAATACCTGTTCTCTGGAATCCTTTATAGCAGCTGTTGACGGTGGTGCAGATGTAGTATTTTTCGGTGGCGAGAATTTTTCCGGCAGCAAACTCACACCAGAACATTACCGGACAGCCATTGAGTATGGTAAGCTCAAAGGAGTGGACGTGTATCTCAGCATACCACGAATTGATAAAAAAATGGACGAACTGGATACATTTGATAAATTGAATGATTTAAGTGAATTGAAACGGTCAGATGAATTGAAACGGTCAGATGAATTGAATCGTTCAGATGATTTCTCACATCATCGGAACCCGGATGGATATCTCGTAGCAAACCCGGGTGCCCTCTATCGTCTTCACCATTCCAATGTTAAATCCCTGGTAATTGACTATTCCTTCAATGTCTTTAACAGGCTGACAATGACACATTATCTTGAGTACTGCAGGAGAGTGACACTTTCACCTGAACTTACTCTGGATGAAATAAGACAAATGGCGCCCTATGGTCAGGTTGAATGTATTGTACATGGCTTTTTCCCGATAATGGTTCTGGAACATGACCTGTTGGGAGAATTGTTCCCGGACGATAGGGTGCATGAGGCTATCCTGGAAGATGAAAAGGGTTTTACCTATCCTGTAAGAACTGATGAACAAAAACGCAGCTATGTCATGAACTCCCGTGAATTATGCATGTTAGGTCATATCCCTGAATTAATTGAAGCAGGTGTCAGCTGCCTGAGGATAGAAGCAAAAACGTATGATGGAAAAACGACGGGAAAGGTGACGCAAAGTTATCGAAAAGCTATTGATAAGGGAACCATTGGGCATTGTGGGAGTACATACTCTACAGGACATTATTTCAGCGGGATTTTATAA